A genomic region of Anaerolineae bacterium contains the following coding sequences:
- a CDS encoding GAF domain-containing protein, with translation MSTLFGTQSFASPGIVAAERIKGMIHELDGLLRAQRALLQQRGMSLPPGALQDIAAAEQDIEKLAAHLRAQQIELTRLRALAETSALINSSLGLDEVLNRVMDTVIRLTDAERGYIVLRDEHTGSMMVRVARNLDRETIERSSFTVSRSVVNSVAQTGTPVVTTNAQSDPRFAEQESVVSYSLRSILCVPLKIKEDVIGVVYADNRVRSGLFGESELALLTAFADQAAVAIENARLFEHVRTTLEEVTENKELLESVFASLASAVITTDCDTRVIIWNQAAERIFGLERQQALNRPLANILPDLGAEFYAALQRALSDGLNYAAELEPVLVGRGKVVFAVRLSPLKTHDQGISGATILVDDLTDIRRREATLAEVRRYLPPAMVENIRAIDTLALGGEEREISIIFADVRGFTGFSEQLEPEALMTVINRYLEVASDAIHLYEGIIDKYMGDAVVGLYNTQLNPQEEDHALRAIRAAMSMIYDVKVLHELMPPNARLWYGIGIDTGMAVLGNVGTDERKEFTALGQPVAHAKQLQEAAERSEIIISEATYQRVRDRIDAEPVQRPFRDDPGPHTVYRVIGFKRRSR, from the coding sequence ATGTCAACGCTCTTCGGGACTCAGTCCTTCGCCAGTCCTGGCATCGTCGCCGCCGAACGGATTAAAGGCATGATCCACGAGCTGGATGGCCTTCTGCGTGCCCAGCGTGCGCTGCTGCAACAGCGCGGCATGAGTCTCCCGCCGGGTGCCCTACAAGACATCGCCGCCGCCGAACAGGACATTGAAAAGCTGGCCGCCCATCTGCGAGCACAACAGATCGAACTGACCCGGTTGCGCGCCCTCGCTGAAACTTCCGCCCTGATCAATAGCTCGCTGGGTCTGGACGAAGTCCTCAACCGGGTGATGGACACCGTGATTCGCCTGACTGACGCCGAACGCGGTTACATCGTACTGCGCGATGAGCACACCGGCAGCATGATGGTACGGGTGGCCCGTAACCTTGATCGGGAGACAATCGAACGCAGTTCTTTTACGGTAAGCCGTAGCGTTGTCAACAGCGTCGCCCAGACCGGCACGCCGGTAGTGACCACCAATGCCCAGAGCGATCCGCGCTTCGCCGAGCAGGAAAGCGTGGTGTCCTATTCCCTGCGCAGCATCCTGTGCGTCCCGCTAAAGATTAAAGAGGATGTGATCGGGGTGGTATACGCCGATAACCGCGTTCGTTCCGGTCTGTTTGGTGAGAGCGAGCTGGCGCTCCTGACCGCCTTTGCCGATCAAGCCGCGGTGGCCATCGAGAACGCCCGCCTGTTCGAACATGTCAGAACCACTTTGGAAGAAGTCACCGAGAACAAGGAACTGCTGGAGAGTGTATTCGCCTCGCTCGCCAGCGCGGTGATCACCACCGATTGTGACACAAGAGTCATCATCTGGAACCAGGCAGCAGAACGCATTTTTGGCCTGGAACGCCAGCAGGCCCTGAATAGACCCCTCGCCAACATCCTCCCGGATCTCGGTGCGGAGTTCTACGCAGCGCTGCAGCGCGCCCTCAGCGATGGCCTCAACTACGCCGCAGAGCTTGAGCCAGTCCTTGTCGGGCGCGGAAAAGTCGTATTTGCTGTGCGTCTCAGCCCGCTCAAGACTCACGATCAGGGTATCAGCGGGGCGACCATCCTTGTCGATGACCTGACCGATATCCGCCGCCGGGAAGCGACGCTGGCCGAAGTGCGGCGGTACCTCCCACCAGCGATGGTTGAGAACATCCGGGCCATTGACACCCTTGCCCTTGGCGGGGAAGAGCGCGAGATCAGCATCATCTTCGCCGATGTGCGCGGCTTTACCGGCTTCTCCGAGCAGCTTGAGCCAGAGGCGCTGATGACGGTGATCAACCGCTACCTTGAGGTCGCCAGCGATGCAATCCACCTGTACGAGGGCATCATCGACAAGTACATGGGTGATGCCGTCGTTGGCCTCTACAACACCCAGCTCAATCCCCAGGAAGAAGATCATGCCCTGCGGGCGATCCGCGCTGCGATGAGTATGATCTATGATGTCAAAGTACTTCACGAACTGATGCCGCCCAATGCCCGCCTGTGGTATGGCATCGGTATCGACACCGGCATGGCCGTTCTGGGCAATGTGGGGACCGATGAGCGTAAGGAGTTCACCGCCCTTGGTCAGCCGGTCGCTCACGCCAAACAACTTCAGGAGGCCGCGGAGCGCAGCGAGATCATCATCTCTGAAGCCACCTACCAGCGCGTCCGTGACCGGATCGATGCTGAACCGGTACAGCGGCCATTCCGTGACGACCCCGGCCCGCACACCGTTTACCGCGTTATTGGCTTCAAACGGCGGAGCCGTTAG